The proteins below come from a single Dinghuibacter silviterrae genomic window:
- a CDS encoding pentapeptide repeat-containing protein → MEGYTADKVFDQVDFGQTNLETGHFEQCRFDRCVFPDLSSRKFSECVFDGCNLSLAVLTNTAFRDVAFKRCRMWGLLFHHCVKFGTSFSFEDCSLNHSSFFGTKLKGTLFKDTQLHEVDFSEADLTEAVFDNCTLTKANFHDTLLTKADLRYAFDFVIDPEYNKVAKARFSAKGLAGLLQRYGIVVDS, encoded by the coding sequence ATGGAAGGGTATACCGCAGACAAGGTGTTTGATCAGGTGGACTTCGGACAAACAAACCTGGAGACCGGGCATTTTGAGCAATGCCGGTTTGACCGCTGTGTGTTCCCGGACCTGTCCAGCCGGAAGTTTTCGGAGTGCGTCTTCGACGGCTGCAACCTTAGCCTGGCCGTGCTGACCAACACGGCGTTCCGGGATGTGGCGTTTAAACGGTGCCGGATGTGGGGACTTTTGTTCCATCACTGTGTCAAGTTCGGTACCTCCTTCAGCTTTGAGGATTGCAGCCTCAACCATTCGTCTTTTTTTGGCACCAAACTAAAGGGCACGCTTTTCAAAGACACGCAGCTCCACGAAGTGGACTTCTCGGAAGCAGACCTGACGGAGGCTGTTTTTGACAACTGTACGTTGACAAAGGCTAATTTTCACGACACCCTTCTCACGAAGGCCGACCTGCGGTACGCCTTTGATTTTGTCATCGACCCGGAGTACAACAAGGTGGCAAAAGCCCGTTTTTCGGCAAAGGGGCTGGCAGGACTTTTGCAGCGGTATGGGATCGTCGTGGATTCCTAA